From Nitrososphaerales archaeon:
AGATGGCAAAAGCAGCCCGCATGGTCTTTGAACAGATGCCTGAACCCAAATTCGTCATCGCGATGGGTGCCTGTCCAATAGATGGTGGGATCTTTTGGAATAGTTACAATATCGTTTTAGCCCATGAAATTCTCCCCGTGGATGTATACATTCCGGGCTGCCCACCAAGGCCTGAAGCCGTAGCCCGCTCGGTTATGATGCTTCAGGATAAGATTAAGAGAATGGGAGGTGTGAAGTATGAAGAGCTTAAATGAAATCAAAGAAATGGTTGAGAAGGAGCTCGGAAGTTTGGCTATTAAAATAGTCAGCGAAGTTCCAAACGTTATTACAATCAATGTTGAAGTTCAGAACCTTTTCGAGGTCGCATCTAAGCTAAATCACATGGGTTTTGATCACGTTAAGGCAGTTACTGGTACAGATTATCCGGCTGAGAAGAAGATCGAACTCACATACCATGTATCATCCTACACGGATATGGATCTCGCTAAGGTAATAATCGCTCTAAAGGCGCGGTTGGATAGATCCAATCCCAAGGTCACATCTTTAGTAAAGGTGTGGCCGAGTGCAGAATATCTTGAAAGAGAGACTTATGATCTAGTTGGGGTTATATTCGAAGGGCACCCGAAGCTCGAGAGGCTTCTTCTACCAAGCGATTGGGACCAAATACCTCCTCTATTAAAGGAATTCAAGATAAAGACTGAGGGTATCGATGCATGAGCGAAGATCGATTCATGCAGGTTCTTATAGGCCCCCAACATCCCGGTTCAGGCCACATGCGCTTTATAGTGAAGATGGATGGTGATATCATCAACGAATTCGAACCCGATATAGGGTATGTTCATAGATCGGTTGAAAAGATCGCAGAGAGTAAGAGATACATCCAGATAGTACCATTGGTCGAAAGGCCGACATTGGCCGATACTGCCAATACCAATCTTGGCTATGTACTCGCTTTAGAGAAGTTATTAGGTATCGATGCCCCTCCAAGGGCACAGTACTTGAGGACACTTCTGGCTGAAATAAATAGGATTCATAGCCACTTGTACGGTTTGGGGATACATGGGATAATGTTAGGTTCATCGACCGTATTCATGTGGTGCTTTGCTGATAGGGAGATATGGATAGAACTCGCCCAAGAGCTTACTGGAGCAAGAATCACATACTCATACATCATACCGGGGGGTGTAAGGAGGGATCTTCCCGATGGGTTTGGTGGAAAGATCTCTAAAGCTGTAGCTTACATGGAGAGGAGGTTGAAGGATTATGAAAAGATATTCATTAACAATCCGGTCGTAACGGCGCGGCTCATCGGTATCGGCACCATTAAGAGAGAAGAGGCGATAAGGCTCGGTATAGTAGGTCCTAATCTAAGAGCATCTGGTGTAAAGTACGATGTTAGGAAGGTCGAGCCTTACTGCGCATACCCTGAAATGGATTTTGATATCGTCGTTAGGGAAGAAGGTGATGCTTATGCGAGAGTCCTCGTAAGGGTCGATGAAATCAAGCAGAGTATGAGAATATTAAAACAGATTGTGGAGAAGATTCCTAATGGACCTATACTCAATGAAGCCTACTTAAAGATGATACCTCCTAGGTTAAGAGAAAGGGCAGAGCAGAAGGGTATGGTCAAGATACCTGCTACATTTATAAATCTAAAACCTCGTAAAGGTGAGGCTGTATCACGTGTTGAAACAGGTCGTGGAGAAGTCATCTACTATATAGTGAGTGATGGTTCAACGAATCCGTACAGGTTCAGATTCGTTTCACCTTCACTCAGAAATCTGATCGCTTTTAAATACGTAATGCCGGGGCATAGGTTGGCAGATATACCCGCGATCTACGGTAGTCTAGATTATTTCCCACCAGATGCAGATAGGTGAGATGATGATCATCGATCAATTGGTCCGATTGATCCTTCTACCCCCAGTCTTCACGATCATCGTATTTCCAGGCCTAATCGCGGTATTGGTAGTAATTGTGTTCTTGATATGGCTCGAGAGAAAGATCGCCGCGAAGGTACAATTAAGGTATGGTCCATTATACATATTAAAGCCACTGGGTGGAGTGATACAGACCGTCGCAGACCTTCTGCGCTACCTCTTCGCTGAAGTTATAATACCAAGGAGGGCCGATAAATTTTCATTCATAATGGCACCGATCTTATCCTTCGGATTCGCCTTCATACCGATCGCTGCCCTACCGATAAGTTCGAGATACTTTGCCTTTAGAAGTGACCTAAGCCTACTCATAGTACTCGCTTTATTGACTATTGCACCCATATTCATTTTGATAATCGGTTGGGCGAGCGATAACAAATTTTCATTCATCGGCAGCTTAAGAGAAGGTTACATGATCATGGCTTACGAAGTACCTCTCTTCCTCTCAGTATTGGCCATGGCGATTTTGTATAACACGTTGGATATCATAGAGATCGTTGAAGCACAATCGAAGGGGGTCTGGGGCATCATCTTAAACCCATTCGCGGCCTTCACATTCTTAATATGCACATTTATGATGACGGCGAGATTTCCATTCGAAATCTCTGAGGCTGAGCAAGAGATCGTGATGGGGCCATTTACCGAGTATAGTGGGATTATATTTGGGCTCTGTATGTCTTACTCATACATCAAGCTTTACATCTTGAGCCTACTCTTTGCCTATCTCTTCCTTGGAGGCTGGTACCCGATAGTATGGCCACTTACGTTGAATCCGATAATGCCCGGGATTATTACGTTGATCAAAGGTTTGATCATAATGATCTTAGGAATATTTTTAAGAAGTGTCTATCCAAGGTTCCGTATAGATCAGACGTTGAGAATAGGTTGGGAAGGTATGTTCACTCTATCGATAGCTTCGCTCATTCTATCCTTCGCTTTGATAAATTTGGGTCTGGTGAGGTAGTATGATAGATAATCTGATGATCCCTAAACCTTCCACGATTAAGAGGCATCTAGAAGCGATGATTACCGCTTTAAAGTACATCTTAGCTAAGAATAGGTTGACATTCAGGTATCCTGAAGTGGTGCAGATACTACCAGAAGGGTATCGGGGGATGATCAAGTTCTATATCGATAGATGTATAAGTTGTACATTATGCGCGAGGATCTGTCCGGCCGATGCGATCAAGATGTATACGGTAGGGGAGAATAAGCTACCGGGTATAAATTACATGCGGTGCATCTTTTGTGGATTCTGTGTGGATATATGCCCAAAGGAGGCCTTAGAGTTTAGTAGCATACATGACCTGGCTTACTATACACGTGAAGAGCAGGTACAGAAGCCCATCGAATTCTCTAAAGGCCCATCGATACCAACATTTAAAAAGGAGCCGATGAAGCTTTTAGTCAAAGTTGATGAATCGAGGGGGTTAAAGTATGAACATACCTAACCTCGATCTGATCCTCTTTATAACGTTCGGGATCATCGCAATAATTTCATCGATCATCGTCGTTGAACATAGATCGCTCGTCTATGCAGCATCATTCTTAGCGATACTGGGCATAACGAATGCAGCACTCTTTATCTTACTCGGCTACGCACTCGTAGCATTGTTCCATCTAGCGGTATATGTTGGTGCGGCAGTTACGTTTATACTATTCTCGATAACGATGCTCAAGGAAGCACCACTCGCAGATAGACCGACGAGGATCTTGGCAACGATCGTTACCATCTTAATACTCATCACATTTACATTGATCCTACTCACTAACACAAATCTCAACATTCCCGCACCTAGCCTCATAGCGAATTATAAAGTACTCGCTACCACTCTCGTCACAAAGTTTTGGTTCCCCTTGATCATCGCTGCATTAGCGTTGATAGTAACACTTATTGAGGCCATTACCTTAGCTAGAAGGGAGGTGGGCACGTAGATGCTAACAGCTACCATGTTTTTATCGATACCACTTATAATGCTGGCGATCGGTATTTATGGTCTTGTTTCGAGGAGGAATATGGTGAGGATGCTCCTATCTGCTGAAGTCATCTTCAATGCAGCGTTACTTGCATTACTCACCCTATCTTCAATTCCACTATACGCAGCTACTCAACTCGATAAACCGGCGATAGGTGGTACGATCGCCCTACTTGCTATAGGGATTGCGGCCGCTGAAATCGGTGTAGCGATTTCGATAGCGATCCTTCTATTCCAGATTAAGCAACATATCGATGTTTATGAATTGAAGAAGTTTAGGGGGTGATGGGATGATCGTCTTAGATACTCCTTGGCTCTTCTCTACAGTCCTCGTTCCATTTATCTTCTCATTGATCATGCCATTCCTTGAGAAGAGGACGAATGTGAAGGTGGTAGCTGCTGTAAGCACACTTACACTACTGTACTCATTAGCGGTCATAACCCTACTTATGCTACGTTATGGATTGAGTAAGGGTATCATCGATCCCTTACACTTCCGCCACGATCTGATCGGTTCGTTAACGATGCTCCTTGATAGCGTAAGTGGACCGATCGCATTCTCCATAGCTCTGGTAACGAGCTTTGTAGCGATATACTCACTACCATACATGAAGCATAGGTTCGAAGAGATGGAGAAGGAGGGTATTCATCCACCTTCATGGGGCATTTACTATATGCTCTACGTGATGTTCTCAGCGGCGATGCTGGGTACAACACTTTCAACGAACCTCATTCAATTCTACATATTCTTAGAATTGACACTGATCCCGAGCTTCTTACTCATAGCCTTCTATGGGTATGGTGATAGGGTTAGAATCGCGATCATGTATCTAATCTGGACGCATGTGGGAGCCCTCCTCTTCCTACTGGGGGTCGTAGCGATAGGCTTCACAACCAAGGTATTCGATATATTAAATGTTGATGCACTCAAGTTTAACGTAGGTATTGGTGAAAGGCTCAAAGATCTAACGGTCCCGGTAGCGATAGCTCTGATGATAGGCCTATTCGTCAAGATGGCCGTATTCGGTGTTCATATATGGCTTCCATACGCCCATGCCGAAGCGCCCACGCCCGTTTCGGCACTATTGTCTCCAAACCTGATCGGTATCGGAGGCTACGGTCTGATAAGGATCGTCTACATACTATTCCCAGATACCTTCAATACAGCTTCACCATACCTCATAGCTTTGGCTCTAATCACGATAATCTATGGTGGGTTGATGGCTTTGGCTCAAGATGACTTCAAGAGACTCCTTGCATACTCGAGTATAAGCCAGATGGGCTACATACTATTGGGGATTGCAAGTTTGACATTCTTCGGCATCACTGGGGCAGTAATTCATTATGCTACTCACGCGGTCGGTAAAGCCGTCCTCTTCATGGTCGCCGGAACTATTATAGTTCAAGCACATGGCCTTAGGAGTATAAGTAAGATGGGCGGTTTTGCTACGGCGATGCCGATTACAGCCAGTTTGGCATTGATCGGTTTCATGCACATCACCGGATTACCACCGACACTCGGGCTTTGGAGTGAGGTATTGATCGTCTGGGGTGCAATCGGTAAAGTCCTTACCACATCGTTAATCATCCTATTGGTATTCGTCATAGGCCTTACGATAGGGATAGGTATATCGGCAGCCTATGCCTTCCTCACGATGAAGAGGATATTCTTCGGACATCCACATGAGCACCATGTGAAGGTTACCGAGGGTAAATGGGATATATTGATACCCATCATCATAATCGGTATCGCTGGTTTGATATTATTCTTCTATCCAGCCTTATTTATCGATCCACTTCGCCACTTTTACGATTCGTTGAGGGTATAATCTATGAACATATCCGAGGTCATTGCCCATCTAACATGGTTAGCACCATACATTGGGGCTGCATTATCACTTTCATTATCGGCCTTAAAGTTTGAAAGGGCCAGAGATTACGTCGCCGTCACTACACTCTTCCTCAGCGCACTTTCATCCACGATAATTCTACAAGAAGTTCTGAGCAGTCGTGAAGGCTTCTTACATTATTCCTACCCTTGGATTCTAACACTCAATATCACGGTCGGTGTTTACATCGATACATTGGCCGCATTTATGTCTCTCATAGTCGCCTGGCTCTGCTTCTTAATAGGGTTTTATAGCTTAAAGTATATGGAGGGTGATCCCGGACTTACTCGGTACTGGTTCTTCTTTAACTTCTTCACCGGAAGTATGCTCCTCTTGGTTTTGGCAGATAACCTCATACTTATGTTCATCGGATGGGAAGGGACTGGTTTAGCCTCTTATGCGTTAATAGGCCATTGGTATAAGGATGAAGAGGAGAAGTGTGTGGGCGATCCCGGTAGGGTTGCGCTCGGTACATCTATGCTCTTCACACCGAGCCACAGTGGTGTAAGGGCTTTGATATTTACAAGAATCGGTGATGTCGGTTTTATAATCGGTATAATCATACTTTACATGATCGTCGGTACCGTAAGTATACCTGAAATTGCGAAGAATGCCGAATTATGGGGGAGATGGTTAGCAGCTAGAGGACTACTCCTACCATTCTTACTACTATTCTCGTTAGGAGCCCTAGCAAAGAGTGCCCAATTCCCATTCCACGAATGGCTCGTAACCGCCATGACCGGTCCTACTTCTGTTAGCGCGCTTATACATGCAGCCACTATGGTTAAAGCTGGTGTATACTTTATGTTGAGATTCTCTCCGATATTCCATCTAATTTCACACCTCGATGGTGTTTATACCTACTTTACGATGATCGCATACATCGGTGCCTTCACAGCCTTCCTGATGGCATCACAAGCGATTGTAGCACGTGAATTGAAGCTCGTCTTGGCATTCTCAACAGCTTCTCAGCTCGGCTATATGTTCCTTGCGATCGGGGCTGCAGGCTTAATTCATGAGTTCGTCGAAGGCTTTCTTGCATCTTTTAACCATTTGATGAGCCATGCGATATTCAAAGCATCACTCTTCCTAGCAGCTGGAGGTATAATTCATACCGTAGAATCGAGATACCTTGATGATATGGGAGGTCTATCGAAGTATATGAGAATAACATTTACCTCAACCCTTATAGCGGCTTTGAGCTTATCTGGCTTCCCGCCTCTGATGGGCTTCTGGACGAAAGATACCATACTTGAAGTCGTTAGTAAATCTGGATTGATAATCCCCCTCATACTAGGGATATTAACCGCCGCTATAACCGCGTTCTACTCGATGAAGGTCGTTTTAAGGACATTCATCACCCCCGCATCTCACAACGTTGAGCATTTAATGAAGGAGCATAAAGTCCATGAAGCCCATCCGATCATGATGGTGCCCTACACGATCCTCGCATTAACCTCATTAATCGTTGGATCTTTATGGTACTTTATAGTCGGTAGTTTGAATAAAGCGATTACGAAGCATATCCTCGGTCTGGAGGAGATCCATATGAAATTCGCAGTCCATCTTGATCCCGTGATCACAACTCTATCGATATCGATGGTGATCATCGGTATTGGATTGAGTTTCGTTGCTTATACGGGTCCATCGTATGCGAAGCTCATCAACGAATCGTTAGCCACAAGGCCCCTACTCAGAGGTTTACATAGTTTCCTCTATGATCGATGGTATATAAATCCCATTTACTATAGGATTATAGTGAATGGATTTAGATGGTTCTCAAAGAGCATATTCAAATGGTTCGATACATTTATCATCGATAACGTCTATCACGTACTCATACCTAGAGTTACAACTATAACTTCAGCATACACATTTAGAACTGTAGAAACGGCTGGTATAGATCGGGGTTACAACAGCATTACGGTCAGGATCGCTCTAACCTTTTCAAATATCTTCAGAAGTATTCAAACGGGTAGAGTGAACCATTACATACTGATATTCCTCGTAGGATTCGCCCTATTCTTAACCCTAACATTCACGTGGTTGATTTAAAGTGTCCGCGCCGATCGAAACTCTGATGAATACTTTGGCTGTATTGCTCATAGCCTCTGGAATCATCACACCGACACTCGATTATACATTTAAAAGGAGGTTAAGTGCGTACATCGTCCTTTTCACCATACTTATCGCATTATTCATATCGTTATTCTTACTCTACTTGACATACAATTTTAGCGTGTTGCTTTATGATGGTGTAGTAAAGGTCGACTTTTATGGTGCATTTCTCGCTCTATTGGCTATGATCGGCACATTACTCGTCTTGATCGCATCTATGCATGAAGTAAGAAGATGGAGCACAGGGCCGAGCTTTTACTCCCTATTACCATTAACCCTTCTCGGTGTACTCTATACGATCTTCCTTAACGATATAATACTGCTCTTTATAGCATGGACATTGGTCTCTGTTGCTTCATACGCTCTTGTAGGGATTAAGAAGGATGAAGATTCACTCGAAGGAGCAGCGAAGTACGCTCTGATGGGTATCATGGCGACTACATTTATGCTCTTCGGTCTAGCATTCATATACGGTTTAACAGGCTCGACGAAGATTTCTGAAATGGTTCAATACCTAAAGCCTTTGAGTAACGAACCCCTCTTCCTCATCGGATTCATTCTCTTAATAGCCTCATTCAGCTTTAAGATCGGGGTTGTACCCTTCCATGGATGGTTACCAGATGTTTACGGTGGAGTACACCCGTCGTTGGTATCGTTTGTAGCTGGTGTAGTCAAGATAGTCGGTATCGCAGCACTCCTTAGAGTTGTATATCCATTGGCCCAGATAGTAGGTGAGGTGTGGTTGGTGATCTTTTCAATACTCTCGATAATCACGATGACCTTTGGGAATATCGCCGCTCTGGTTCAAAGAAATGTCCAAAGGATGATGGCTTACAGCAGTATAGCACATGCTGGCTATATCTTATTGGGTTTTGTAGCAGCTATAGGTACGGGCTATCTTTATGGCCTTCAAGGTATAGCTCTACATATCTCAACATACGTATTTGCAAAGATAGGGATCTTTGTAGCCCTCGCATACCTAAGTAGAATGGGTCTAAGGCTAGATCTTGAAGGTTTAGGTGGGTTGAGTAAGAGGATGCCTATAACATCTATATCGATCACGATGCTATTATTAAGCCTCATAGGTGTACCGCCATTGTTAGGTTTTTGGAGTAAATTCCCATACCTCTTTTTATCGACGATAGATATAGCACCATGGCTTACATTCATCGCGATTGTAAATAGCGGGATCTCGGTAGGTTACTACGTTCAAGTGATAAGATATATGTTCTTTGTAGGGAGTAAAGTAGAAATTGTTGAAAGTATCAAAGATCCAGAGTTTATAGTGATTCTTATCACTACACTTGCAACGATCATACTCGGTTTAGGGATCGCTCCCCTTATAGCTTCAACTTTGACTTTGTAAAGATGATCTATTAGAAGACTCCTTTTACGTTTCATTCGATCAATACAGCATTTATTTGATAAATTTCATCGGTTATTACATTCCCTCTAACCAACTTTCTACGCCTCTCCCCTCTTCTAACGGATCGTAAACCTACGCCCTTCGTTAATAAAACGTATTTCTTCACACCACCTGATACATCACTTCTCATAGGAAAGCCCGCTCTATCACTCCCTCCTGTAATCTTGATCTTGCCCTTCAATCCTATCACAGTAGCGTCTACGATATCACCAATCTTCATCCCTAGGAACATTTGGGCCCTCTGATCTTTGAGTTCATACGTTGTAGCCTTGCCCGTTTTTGGATCTGAAACTACAAGTTTAAATGTCGGCAAACTGCACCAACCTTAAGGTCCCTATACCAATATTTTAACTCTTTTCTCTGAACCTTTGATACACTTAAGAATCTTCTAATCCTTTTGGTTTTTACTCTTTAAAGAATTTGAGAATTTGAGAATTTGGCAAATATAACATAACCTTTCTTCTTTCTTATTCATATTCTCAATTTCTCAATTTATATCAATTTATGCTCATCTTATGTTAAAGATGGCTTAACCCATTCAGATACCAAAAGTTTTTCTCATATAAAGGCCTGCTGAGATTTTAAGATCTCACAGATCTCCCTC
This genomic window contains:
- a CDS encoding NADH-quinone oxidoreductase subunit M encodes the protein MIVLDTPWLFSTVLVPFIFSLIMPFLEKRTNVKVVAAVSTLTLLYSLAVITLLMLRYGLSKGIIDPLHFRHDLIGSLTMLLDSVSGPIAFSIALVTSFVAIYSLPYMKHRFEEMEKEGIHPPSWGIYYMLYVMFSAAMLGTTLSTNLIQFYIFLELTLIPSFLLIAFYGYGDRVRIAIMYLIWTHVGALLFLLGVVAIGFTTKVFDILNVDALKFNVGIGERLKDLTVPVAIALMIGLFVKMAVFGVHIWLPYAHAEAPTPVSALLSPNLIGIGGYGLIRIVYILFPDTFNTASPYLIALALITIIYGGLMALAQDDFKRLLAYSSISQMGYILLGIASLTFFGITGAVIHYATHAVGKAVLFMVAGTIIVQAHGLRSISKMGGFATAMPITASLALIGFMHITGLPPTLGLWSEVLIVWGAIGKVLTTSLIILLVFVIGLTIGIGISAAYAFLTMKRIFFGHPHEHHVKVTEGKWDILIPIIIIGIAGLILFFYPALFIDPLRHFYDSLRV
- a CDS encoding NADH-quinone oxidoreductase subunit N, giving the protein MSAPIETLMNTLAVLLIASGIITPTLDYTFKRRLSAYIVLFTILIALFISLFLLYLTYNFSVLLYDGVVKVDFYGAFLALLAMIGTLLVLIASMHEVRRWSTGPSFYSLLPLTLLGVLYTIFLNDIILLFIAWTLVSVASYALVGIKKDEDSLEGAAKYALMGIMATTFMLFGLAFIYGLTGSTKISEMVQYLKPLSNEPLFLIGFILLIASFSFKIGVVPFHGWLPDVYGGVHPSLVSFVAGVVKIVGIAALLRVVYPLAQIVGEVWLVIFSILSIITMTFGNIAALVQRNVQRMMAYSSIAHAGYILLGFVAAIGTGYLYGLQGIALHISTYVFAKIGIFVALAYLSRMGLRLDLEGLGGLSKRMPITSISITMLLLSLIGVPPLLGFWSKFPYLFLSTIDIAPWLTFIAIVNSGISVGYYVQVIRYMFFVGSKVEIVESIKDPEFIVILITTLATIILGLGIAPLIASTLTL
- a CDS encoding 30S ribosomal protein S6e, producing MPTFKLVVSDPKTGKATTYELKDQRAQMFLGMKIGDIVDATVIGLKGKIKITGGSDRAGFPMRSDVSGGVKKYVLLTKGVGLRSVRRGERRRKLVRGNVITDEIYQINAVLIE
- a CDS encoding NADH-quinone oxidoreductase subunit C; the protein is MKSLNEIKEMVEKELGSLAIKIVSEVPNVITINVEVQNLFEVASKLNHMGFDHVKAVTGTDYPAEKKIELTYHVSSYTDMDLAKVIIALKARLDRSNPKVTSLVKVWPSAEYLERETYDLVGVIFEGHPKLERLLLPSDWDQIPPLLKEFKIKTEGIDA
- a CDS encoding NADH-quinone oxidoreductase subunit L, with the protein product MNISEVIAHLTWLAPYIGAALSLSLSALKFERARDYVAVTTLFLSALSSTIILQEVLSSREGFLHYSYPWILTLNITVGVYIDTLAAFMSLIVAWLCFLIGFYSLKYMEGDPGLTRYWFFFNFFTGSMLLLVLADNLILMFIGWEGTGLASYALIGHWYKDEEEKCVGDPGRVALGTSMLFTPSHSGVRALIFTRIGDVGFIIGIIILYMIVGTVSIPEIAKNAELWGRWLAARGLLLPFLLLFSLGALAKSAQFPFHEWLVTAMTGPTSVSALIHAATMVKAGVYFMLRFSPIFHLISHLDGVYTYFTMIAYIGAFTAFLMASQAIVARELKLVLAFSTASQLGYMFLAIGAAGLIHEFVEGFLASFNHLMSHAIFKASLFLAAGGIIHTVESRYLDDMGGLSKYMRITFTSTLIAALSLSGFPPLMGFWTKDTILEVVSKSGLIIPLILGILTAAITAFYSMKVVLRTFITPASHNVEHLMKEHKVHEAHPIMMVPYTILALTSLIVGSLWYFIVGSLNKAITKHILGLEEIHMKFAVHLDPVITTLSISMVIIGIGLSFVAYTGPSYAKLINESLATRPLLRGLHSFLYDRWYINPIYYRIIVNGFRWFSKSIFKWFDTFIIDNVYHVLIPRVTTITSAYTFRTVETAGIDRGYNSITVRIALTFSNIFRSIQTGRVNHYILIFLVGFALFLTLTFTWLI
- the nuoK gene encoding NADH-quinone oxidoreductase subunit NuoK, whose product is MLTATMFLSIPLIMLAIGIYGLVSRRNMVRMLLSAEVIFNAALLALLTLSSIPLYAATQLDKPAIGGTIALLAIGIAAAEIGVAISIAILLFQIKQHIDVYELKKFRG
- a CDS encoding NADH-quinone oxidoreductase subunit I; this translates as MIDNLMIPKPSTIKRHLEAMITALKYILAKNRLTFRYPEVVQILPEGYRGMIKFYIDRCISCTLCARICPADAIKMYTVGENKLPGINYMRCIFCGFCVDICPKEALEFSSIHDLAYYTREEQVQKPIEFSKGPSIPTFKKEPMKLLVKVDESRGLKYEHT
- a CDS encoding NADH-quinone oxidoreductase subunit J; amino-acid sequence: MNIPNLDLILFITFGIIAIISSIIVVEHRSLVYAASFLAILGITNAALFILLGYALVALFHLAVYVGAAVTFILFSITMLKEAPLADRPTRILATIVTILILITFTLILLTNTNLNIPAPSLIANYKVLATTLVTKFWFPLIIAALALIVTLIEAITLARREVGT
- a CDS encoding NADH-quinone oxidoreductase subunit D, with the translated sequence MSEDRFMQVLIGPQHPGSGHMRFIVKMDGDIINEFEPDIGYVHRSVEKIAESKRYIQIVPLVERPTLADTANTNLGYVLALEKLLGIDAPPRAQYLRTLLAEINRIHSHLYGLGIHGIMLGSSTVFMWCFADREIWIELAQELTGARITYSYIIPGGVRRDLPDGFGGKISKAVAYMERRLKDYEKIFINNPVVTARLIGIGTIKREEAIRLGIVGPNLRASGVKYDVRKVEPYCAYPEMDFDIVVREEGDAYARVLVRVDEIKQSMRILKQIVEKIPNGPILNEAYLKMIPPRLRERAEQKGMVKIPATFINLKPRKGEAVSRVETGRGEVIYYIVSDGSTNPYRFRFVSPSLRNLIAFKYVMPGHRLADIPAIYGSLDYFPPDADR
- the nuoH gene encoding NADH-quinone oxidoreductase subunit NuoH; translated protein: MIIDQLVRLILLPPVFTIIVFPGLIAVLVVIVFLIWLERKIAAKVQLRYGPLYILKPLGGVIQTVADLLRYLFAEVIIPRRADKFSFIMAPILSFGFAFIPIAALPISSRYFAFRSDLSLLIVLALLTIAPIFILIIGWASDNKFSFIGSLREGYMIMAYEVPLFLSVLAMAILYNTLDIIEIVEAQSKGVWGIILNPFAAFTFLICTFMMTARFPFEISEAEQEIVMGPFTEYSGIIFGLCMSYSYIKLYILSLLFAYLFLGGWYPIVWPLTLNPIMPGIITLIKGLIIMILGIFLRSVYPRFRIDQTLRIGWEGMFTLSIASLILSFALINLGLVR